From one Leishmania panamensis strain MHOM/PA/94/PSC-1 chromosome 9 sequence genomic stretch:
- a CDS encoding RNA-binding protein 5-like protein (TriTrypDB/GeneDB-style sysID: LpmP.09.0100) → MHPQSIAQSPNDDTLKQSRNVYVASLPLSFDDQHLQDLFSPYGRIVSARIMRAKKSHASKGYGFVMFREVSCAEKAIEGLHGRVVGGSRIQVRRANADASMTFSKVLHTPVGPRSTPPTQSNGAASVLQYTIPAASAQHVVYSTALPQGVTGLHAAPPSSFPYAIVAPNTYPNQNPTPVSINQSYGAIMNSHVPQAHSGGIGVSHFSHVQPHQISAQAVQQQQPIYMVLLPDGQHLVQPCQFSM, encoded by the coding sequence ATGCACCCGCAGTCCATCGCGCAGTCTCCCAATGACGATACATTGAAGCAGAGTCGAAACGTATACGTCGCCAGTCTGCCACTCAGCTTTGACGACCAACACCTGCAAgatctcttttccccctacGGGCGCATCGTCTCTGCACGTATCATGCGCGCCAAGAAGTCGCACGCGTCGAAGGGCTACGGCTTTGTCATGTTCCGCGAGGTTAGCTGTGCAGAGAAGGCGATCGAGGGTCTGCACGGCCGCGTCGTGGGTGGCTCACGGATTCAAGTACGCCGCGCAAATGCCGATGCGTCCATGACGTTCAGTAAAGTGCTACACACTCCCGTAGGCCCACGCAGCACACCGCCCACTCAGAGTAACGGCGCCGCGTCTGTTTTGCAGTACACAATTCCAGCTGCTTCCGCGCAGCATGTCGTGTACTCAACAGCTCTTCCCCAGGGTGTCACCGGCCTtcacgcagcaccgccgtcaaGCTTTCCGTATGCGATCGTTGCGCCAAACACTTATCCAAACCAGAATCCGACCCCTGTATCAATCAATCAAAGCTATGGCGCTATAATGAACTCCCATGTGCCTCAGGCACATAGCGGTGGAATTGGTGTCTCCCACTTTTCGCACGTGCAGCCACATCAGATATCTGCGCaggccgtgcagcagcaacagcctaTCTACATGGTACTCCTCCCCGACGGACAGCACCTTGTTCAGCCTTGCCAGTTTTCCATGTAG
- a CDS encoding RNA-binding protein 5-like protein (TriTrypDB/GeneDB-style sysID: LpmP.09.0110), whose translation MTLNFDILAGNNADWGFDCLPTAPERSPAPALFTPFGVTAGSDSDLMMLSPSQAPAPRVMSGSLQGITQNVPLSDYEENVSPMKNESLSMSMQASDPAARAYDSNLYVASLPEWFTDADLHELFKRFGPIVSAKVMCHKGTHHCKGYGFVLFQHTDDAAVARSEMIGHVVGGNKIQVRRARSAASAPLTEAASAVSCTFTESPGTTRASSSNVTPINYAAHLMPTQQPPFHPLYPATTALTPTYVLTNGRGPVQNVSPTQPAMLVAIPNSRTVVQGAGDVMYMVLTSPAQQMQPTNAIY comes from the coding sequence ATGACGCTGAACTTTGACATTCTGGCCGGCAACAACGCCGACTGGGGCTTCGACTGCCTTCCTACCGCGCCTGAGCGTAGTCCTGCCCCCGCACTCTTCACGCCCTTCGGCGTCACGGCGGGAAGCGACTCGGACTTGATGATGCTGAGCCCCTCACAGGCGCCCGCACCGCGGGTCATGTCTGGGTCTCTACAGGGCATTACACAAAATGTGCCGCTAAGCGACTACGAGGAGAATGTGTCACCGATGAAGAATGAGTCGCTGAGCATGTCAATGCAGGCAAGCGACCCCGCTGCACGAGCCTACGATAGCAACTTGTACGTTGCGTCTCTGCCTGAGTGGTTTACGGATGCAGACCTGCATGAGCTGTTCAAACGTTTCGGCCCCATCGTTTCTGCCAAGGTCATGTGCCACAAGGGAACGCACCACTGCAAGGGCTACGGGTTCGTGTTGTTCCAACATACTGACgatgcggcagtggcgcggtCGGAGATGATTGGTCACGTGGTGGGCGGCAACAAGATCCAGGTTCGTCGTGCCCGCTCTGCTGCCAGTGCTCCTCTCACGGAAGCCGCCTCGGCTGTGAGTTGCACCTTTACTGAGTCCCCCGGTACGACGCGCGCATCATCGTCCAACGTAACGCCCATCAACTACGCCGCGCACCTGATGCCAACCCAGCAGCCACCATTTCATCCCCTGtaccccgccaccaccgccttgACCCCGACCTACGTTCTGACGAACGGCAGGGGTCCTGTGCAGAATGTATCGCCCACGCAGCCGGCAATGTTGGTGGCCATCCCGAACAGTCGCACGGTGGTGCAGGGTGCAGGCGATGTGATGTACATGGTGCTGACAtcgccggcgcagcagatGCAGCCAACCAACGCGATCTACTaa
- a CDS encoding RNA-binding protein 5, putative (TriTrypDB/GeneDB-style sysID: LpmP.09.0080), with protein MSYPSPFTRNVYIASLPNDYSEKDLLDLFSPFGRVITCTVKYDKKTGLCKGYGFVLFENEQDALNSVIALQGHSIRNTRIQVRLARPEASAKKMYPVMIQQQMMSACMPYHPVYVMYVPSPLYSQLSSVKG; from the coding sequence ATGTCGTACCCGTCTCCGTTCACTCGCAATGTGTACATTGCCAGCCTGCCAAATGACTATTCCGAGAAGGATCTATTGgatctcttctctcccttcggCCGCGTCATCACCTGCACGGTAAAGTACGACAAGAAGACTGGGCTCTGCAAGGGATACGGTTTTGTCTTATTCGAAAACGAACAGGACGCGTTGAACTCCGTGATTGCGCTTCAGGGTCACTCCATCCGGAACACACGCATTCAAGTGCGGTTGGCTCGTCCGGAAGCCTCGGCGAAGAAGATGTATCCGGTGATGATACAGCAGCAGATGATGAGTGCTTGCATGCCGTACCATCCGGTGTACGTCATGTACGTGCCATCGCCTCTCTACAGCCAGCTGTCGTCAGTGAAGGGTTGA
- a CDS encoding RNA helicase, putative (TriTrypDB/GeneDB-style sysID: LpmP.09.0090), whose protein sequence is MITNAGRDLIIDVLHHAATGGSVPVSEKHFDTNISSRITFQRNAPLTPSEILQRLYEGLGFPRDLVTQYLTDLAQAAEVPTFADVTELLDETGPFQAFLVHSCFELFNCMTWFLREESDDKVSPEEGDAMLEKEIDTIESLFSDNFLGRKHFDDNDTNDRELYFSFRTTYDKPLLVVVRFPDYYPTETPVIYVQPFRSSSSESLPSLVVAPSCTKDISAVDRRAVMDAAVQAINGFVSSGCLMALISAIHGVVSSLEVVRPPLSPLPPDRDAIAKERSVTREQRKAFLGVLTGSRVPNKKGTETAADEEEDHFIQFSMPERVELATVDAASVNQETQRSDFLASDAALDAVLKSSWEKLKSGSSLRKSRDSLPAHKVRETLRAALQKHNVVVIGGETGSGKTTQIPQFLYEFMCEEGNGSSANIVCTQPRRLAATSVALRVAEERDEAIGGTVGYSIRLENCVSKKTQITYCTTGIVLRRLQTDKYLGRVSHVVVDEIHERGVDTDFLLILLRDLVRRRQDLKVVLMSATMDSELFARYFDGAPIIFIEGRTFPVKVMHLEQIIPEVNYTLEEGSPFERIRGDKEMRRRNTRKNVLSLDLEDVEEDVEREKAQQKLARVVQASPKTLDTLARMNYDVINYELIESIVEYIDTALRVPGAVLVFLPGMAEIQRCLEQLKLNPRLAKSCLFYNLHSSLGSSEQQGVFCRPPAGKRKVILGTNIMETSITIDDAVYVIDTGKAKENRYNARKSLSELVTVNISKANCRQRQGRAGRVQEGFCFRLFTEAQFEAFEDHQLCEMHRVPLESLILQIYALHLGDEVEYLRKALTPPEERSIHSSVKVLTTLGALTVEKRLTSLGQHLANLPLDVRVGKMIIHGALLQCIDPVLTMAACLATRSPFIASADFRTEVENMRRAFAGETLSDQLSAWFAYNKWASALQQKGTAAARKVCEDHYLSPATLKQIESTKRQYERYLYEAGFLDNAPRSRMSTTKFIFPPFTTLDGRVFEAGGPKLNENSTSTRCILACLVAGLYPNIAQMRMTRGHRRGEGGSYGGKHTVKFSTFDGSECLVHPSSVAGKEVSFASPLLVYVDKVKTSATFLREVSMVAPLHVILFGSGKLEYLAKYEELCVDEMTAFKCRQDDATLLTHLKTQLDSALTQKINDPSKTWESISSVVVRAIVKLLKEDGGRAGGLTIIDRRQQQALLTEWLVPEAEVAASPVVPADQPFKTNKLCFLCGETGHVSRYCPHNSTHHKNGPPVRCFICGQWHFPQDCTLVKALKR, encoded by the coding sequence ATGATCACCAATGCTGGTAGGGACCTTATCATCGATGTACTGCACCACGCTGCTACGGGAGGAAGCGTGCCAGTGTCGGAGAAGCACTTTGACACCAATATCTCTTCTCGCATCACATTTCAGCGCAATGCGCCGCTGACACCTTCCGAAATTCTGCAACGGCTTTATGAGGGCTTAGGTTTTCCGCGAGACCTTGTCACACAGTACCTGACTGACCTCGCtcaggcggcagaggtgcccACCTTTGCGGATgtgacggagctgctggacgaGACCGGACCATTTCAGGCGTTTCTGGTTCACAGCTGCTTTGAGCTCTTTAACTGCATGACCTGGTTCTTGCGTGAGGAGAGTGACGACAAGGTAAGTCCCGAGGAGGGTGATGCGATGCTAGAGAAAGAGATTGACACGATTGAGAGTCTCTTTAGTGACAACTTTCTTGGTCGGAAACACTTTGATGACAATGACACAAACGACCGCGAGCTGTACTTTAGCTTCCGCACCACTTATGACAAGCCACTGCTCGTAGTTGTACGCTTTCCCGACTACTACCCAACAGAGACGCCAGTCATTTACGTGCAGCCTTTTCGCAGCAGTTCATCCGAGTCCCTGCCGAGCCTTGTTGTGGCGCCATCGTGCACGAAAGATATTTCCGCTGTCGACCGGCGCGCCGTCATGGATGCAGCCGTGCAGGCCATTAACGGGTTTGTGAGTAGCGGGTGTCTGATGGCGCTTATCTCGGCCATTCACGGTGTGGTGTCCTCATTGGAGGTGGTACGACCGCCcttgtcgccgctgccgccggatAGGGACGCGATCGCGAAGGAAAGGTCTGTGACACGGGAGCAGCGCAAAGCATTCCTGGGCGTTCTCACCGGCAGCCGTGTGCCCAATAAAAAGGGCACcgagacggcggcggacgaggaggaggaccaCTTCATTCAGTTCTCGATGCCGGAGAGGGTCGAGTTGGCGAccgtcgacgccgccagCGTCAACCAGgagacgcagcgcagcgactTCTTAGCGTCCGACGCCGCCCTCGATGCGGTTCTCAAGTCCTCGTGGGAAAAGCTGAAGAGCGGAAGTTCTCTGCGCAAGTCGCGCGACTCGCTCCCGGCACACAAAGTACGTGAAACGCTGCGGGCGGCGTTACAGAAGCACAACGTTGTTGTTATTGGTGGTGAGACTGGTAGCGGTAAAACAACTCAAATTCCGCAATTCCTATACGAGTTCATGTGCGAAGAAGGAAACGGCAGCTCGGCTAATATTGTGTGCACACAGCCCCGTCGTCTCGCTGCCACCTCCGTCGCCTTGCGCGTCGCTGAAGAACGCGACGAGGCGATTGGTGGTACGGTCGGCTACTCGATTCGCCTAGAGAACTGTGTGTCGAAGAAGACGCAAATCACCTACTGCACCACCGGTAttgtgctgcggcggctaCAAACAGACAAATACCTCGGTCGCGTCAGCCATGTGGTCGTGGATGAAATCCACGAGCGGGGTGTAGACACCGACTTCCTGCTTATCCTGCTGCGTGACCTGGTGCGGCGACGACAGGATCTGAAGGTGGTGCTGATGAGCGCCACGATGGACTCCGAGCTTTTTGCGCGGTACTTCGATGGTGCCCCGATCATCTTCATCGAAGGACGCACGTTTCCGGTAAAGGTGATGCACCTGGAGCAGATTATCCCTGAGGTCAACTACACCCTTGAGGAGGGCTCGCCGTTTGAGAGGATTAGAGGAGACAAGGAGATGCGACGGCGTAACACGCGGAAGAATGTGCTGAGCCTCGACTTGGaggatgtggaggaggacgtggagcgggagaaggcgcagcagaAGCTTGCACGAGTGGTGCAAGCATCGCCCAAGACACTCGACACGCTTGCACGCATGAACTATGACGTGATCAACTACGAGCTGATTGAATCCATTGTGGAGTACATCGACACCGCGCTGCGTGTACCAGGTGCAGTGCTCGTGTTTCTCCCCGGCATGGCGGAAATCCAGCGATGCCTAGAGCAGCTCAAGCTCAACCCCCGCCTCGCCAAGTCGTGCCTTTTCTACAACCTGCACAGCTCGCTCGGGTCATCAGAGCAGCAAGGGGTATTTTGCCGGCCACCAGCTGGTAAGCGCAAGGTGATTCTGGGCACCAACATAATGGAAACTTCCATCACCATCGACGACGCTGTCTACGTCATCGACACCGgcaaggcaaaggagaacCGCTACAACGCTCGCAAAAGCCTGTCCGAACTTGTCACGGTGAACATCTCGAAGGCGAACTGCCGACAACGACAAGGTCGAGCGGGCCGTGTGCAGGAGGGCTTCTGCTTTCGCCTCTTTACCGAAGCGCAGTTCGAGGCCTTCGAGGATCACCAGCTTTGTGAGATGCACCGCGTGCCGCTGGAAAGTCTCATTTTGCAGATTTACGCCCTTCACCTAGGTGACGAGGTCGAATACCTGCGGAAGGCGCTGACCCCGCCCGAGGAGCGTTCGatccacagcagcgtcaaAGTGCTGACAACGCTTGGCGCGCTGACGGTGGAAAAGCGGCTCACCTCTCTTGGACAGCACCTCGCCAACCTTCCCCtcgacgtgcgtgtgggcaAAATGATCATTCACGGTGCGCTACTGCAGTGCATCGATCCTGTGCTCACCATGGCCGCTTGCCTCGCCACAAGGTCACCCTTCATTGCATCTGCTGACTTTCGCACTGAGGTGGAGAATATGCGGCGCGCGTTCGCGGGGGAGACGCTTTCGGACCAACTCTCCGCGTGGTTCGCTTACAATAAGTGGGCATCGGCCCTGCAACAAAAgggtaccgctgctgcacgcaaGGTGTGTGAGGACCACTACTTGTCACCTGCCACACTGAAACAGATCGAGTCTACGAAGCGCCAGTATGAGCGCTACCTGTACGAGGCCGGCTTCCTGGACAATGCACCGCGCTCACGTATGTCAACCACAAAGTTTATCTTCCCGCCTTTCACAACGCTCGATGGTCGCGTATTTGAAGCGGGAGGACCGAAGTTAAACGAGAATTCCACCAGCACGCGGTGCATCTTGGCGTGCCTGGTCGCCGGCCTATACCCCAATATCGCACAGATGCGGATGACACGCGGGCATCGCAGGGGCGAAGGCGGCAGCTACGGTGGAAAGCACACTGTGAAGTTCTCCACTTTTGACGGGTCAGAGTGtctggtgcatccctctaGTGTGGCGGGCAAAGAGGTGTCGTTTGCATCGCCATTGCTCGTGTACGTGGACAAGGTGAAGACGTCGGCAACGTTCTTGCGCGAGGTGTCGAtggtggcaccgctgcacgTCATCTTGTTTGGCAGCGGTAAGCTTGAGTACCTTGCAAAGTACGAGGAGCTCTGCGTGGACGAAATGACTGCATTCAAGTGTCGCCAGGACGATGCGACGTTGCTGACGCATCTTAAGACGCAGCTGGACTCTGCTTTGACGCAGAAGATCAATGATCCGTCGAAAACATGGGAATCGATCAGTAGTGTGGTCGTCCGTGCCATTGTGAAGCTCCTCAAAGAAGACggcgggcgggcgggcggCCTCACGATTATCGAccgccgacagcagcaggcgctgttGACCGAGTGGCTCGTGCCGGAGGCTGAGGTGGCGGCTTCCCCTGTTGTTCCTGCGGACCAGCCCTTCAAGACGAACAAGTTGTGCTTTCTGTGTGGTGAGACCGGACACGTGTCGCGGTACTGTCCGCACAACAGCACACATCACAAGAATGGTCCACCAGTTCGCTGCTTCATTTGCGGCCAGTGGCACTTTCCGCAGGATTGCACACTGGTGAAGGCACTGAAGAGGTAG
- a CDS encoding endonuclease III, putative (TriTrypDB/GeneDB-style sysID: LpmP.09.0070), whose product MSKRSFTPPSNWAQLFARLEDYRKHLLAPVDTMGCHRLRDENAPKEVQRFQTLVALMLSAQTKDIVTATAMDALIKRGLTAQSIHAMTATELDMHICKVGFHNTKVKHIKEVAAILIKDYGGKVPREYEELIALPGVGPKMANLFFQDADHRTVGIGVDTHVHRISQRYRWVPSTVKTPEDTRKALESWLPQKHWGTINSLMVGLGQTVCTPLYPKCGICELSDICPNAFKEVQQKGLRTKAPTEGRQEPVPQKKRRIK is encoded by the coding sequence ATGAGTAAACGCTCCTTTACCCCGCCATCGAATTGGGCGCAGCTTTTTGCGCGTCTGGAGGACTACCGAAAGCACTTACTGGCCCCGGTGGACACGATGgggtgccaccgcctccgcgaTGAGAATGCACCAAAGGAGGTTCAACGCTTTCAGACCTTGGTGGCGCTTATGCTCAGTGCTCAGACGAAGGACATCGTGACCGCCACTGCGATGGATGCTCTGATCAAGCGCGGGCTGACTGCGCAGTCGATTCATGCAATGACGGCGACTGAATTAGACATGCACATCTGCAAAGTTGGGTTTCACAATACTAAAGTGAAGCATATCAAGGAAGTCGCCGCGATTCTCATAAAGGACTACGGCGGAAAGGTACCGCGAGAGTATGAGGAGCTGATTGCACTGCCCGGCGTCGGCCCGAAAATGGCTAATCTGTTTTTCCAAGACGCTGACCACCGTACTGTCGGAATTGGCGTcgacacgcacgtgcaccgcATCTCGCAGCGCTACAGATGGGTACCAAGCACTGTGAAGACGCCGGAGGACACGCGAAAGGCGCTGGAGTCATGGTTGCCTCAGAAACACTGGGGAACCATTAACTCTCTCATGGTGGGTCTCGGTCAGACAGTGTGCACGCCACTCTACCCGAAGTGCGGCATCTGTGAACTTAGCGATATTTGCCCAAATGCGTTCAAAGAGGTACAGCAGAAGGGTCTTCGCACAAAAGCGCCCACggaggggaggcaggagCCTGTGccgcagaagaagagacgcATAAAGTGA